From the Chitinivorax sp. B genome, the window TATTGCTGCACGACTACAGCCCCAGCCACGTTACCAACCAGCCAGGCAGCCCCCAACAACACCAAGCCAACCAATGGCAATAACGCAGGTGAGGGTTGCAACAATGTCACTTGCTTGCGTCGCTGCCAAATCAACCACAATGTGATTGGGCCAATCAAAAAACCATGTGCATAAGTATCAGATCGATACCAGATATCCACCATACCGAGCCAAGTGTCGGTATAGACCCCAAACAACAACATCAAGCCGGCACACAACATCAGAAAATACTTGCGCCACACATTGGCAGATCGATCTCCACCAGTGGACACACCGAAGGCAGGGGCTTCCAGTTTCACCCTCCCCTCCCTGAATGGTACATGGCAGGTGCAGCAGTGGATGGCAAAGCTGCGTTACCAACCGGAACATCCAAAAGCTCCGCAAACCGGGCCAAGTTGGTAAACCAATCATAATTGGTTTGCACACAACGGCGTGCGGCGGCGGGCATATCAACAAACTGCCCTGCCAATGCCGACTCAATCAGCCGTTGATAGTCAGTCACTTGTTCTGCCACCAGAAAGTCCCGACCGCGAGTTGCTTCAATCCCTTCGGCAGCCTGCGGCGACGCAATGATCAATTTGGCCATGGCCATGGCTTCAAGCACTTTATTCTGCACACCGCGAGCGATACGCAATGGCGCAACGGCCAACGTAGCATAGGCAATATATGGACGAATATCTGGCACACTCCCTGTCACCTTGACCCCGGGCAATTGGCCCAACGCTGTCACCGCTTCTGTAGGGCGTGCACCAACAATATAGAAAACCAGAGTAGGGAAACGCCGCCTGAGTGCTGGCAGAATGTCATGGGCAAACCACTGTACTGCATCGATATTCGGCCAGTAATCCATTGCACCGGTGAAGACTACAGGCATCTCGTCTACCCCATAAGGGTTATCACAAGTAAATCCAGGATCAAAAAATTCAGTGTCCACGCCATTATTCACGTAACCGACTTTTGCCTTGCATGCCGGGGCCATCTCACGGAAGTGTTGGGCTTCAATCGATGAGACGAAAACTGTTCCATCAAAGCGCTGTGTGATGTTTTCCTCAAATGCCAACAACCGATCAGCCTCTCGACGATATACCCAAGATAAAGGCCAGCGCTTGGACTCAGCATATTGCCGCCATTTGTCGGAATCGATATCAACGAAGTCAGCAATACGAGTCAATTGGGTATGTTTTGCCACATACTGTGCCATAGGTGAAGAAAATACCAACACACGCTGAATAGGTTGACGTCGTACAACGCGATCCACCCATTGCTGCATATTATCGTTGCGGTAGAACGGTAACGTCAGTGCTTCACCTGTCAGTAACCCAACGGCACTTTTCAGTGTGGCACGCTTCCTGTAGAGGGGTTCCAGATGTACTTCGCCACAATATTGTTTCAGTTCATCGACATAACGCCAATCAGCCGGGTCATCAACGAAAGCGCCCAAATGCACCCGATAGCGTTGTGCGAGAAAACGCAACATATTGAATGACCTGACCTTATCACCCTTATTGGGTGGAAAAGGAATACGATGGACGAGATACAACAGATCTTGCATGAGATTTTCAACCGAGGTTCTTGACGATATGTGGGCCAATCATATTGGCCAACTGGATCGGCATACGCTGCCACGCCTTGATGAACATCTGGTATTTGGGATTGAGTGGATTGTGATCCGGTACTGAGGTAGCTTTGATCAGATGATACTCATACTGTAATGGTGTCGGCTCAAAACCCCAGTTCTTCTTGAAATCAAACGCACCAGTGCCGATTTTTGAACGGCCGAAATCGAAAACCTTCAGACCCCGCTCACAAGCCCGCCGCATCAAATCCCAATACATGAAATCATTGCCTGCAACATCACGTGCGACATCCATACCACCACCGTAATATGGCAGAACCTGATCACGGAAGTAGAAACTCAGCACACTTGCTACCAGTGTATCGCCTTGCACGATAGTCAATACCTCGCAATCCCGGCCAAATACCTCACGCAATAACTTGAAGTATCGCTTCGAGAAAACGGGTGTTCCCAGACGATGCACGCTGGTGGAATAGGCGGTAAAAAAACGCTCTACGTCATCGTCCAGCTGACCTTGCAGTTCAAATTTGATAGCTTTCCGCACCATGGCACGCTGCTTGCGCGGGATGGCCAGCATATTGGCGTCAACATCAGGATCGATCTCTTTACGGAAAGTGACATAAAGATCCTTGTGAGCCCAATCTGGATGGCAAGCCCGTTCACTACGATATTCCAGATGATCTACACCCTTGTGATGGGCCAGCTGAATGGCTGCCTCATCCAACTTGGCTCGCACATCATCAAAACGAGCCACCGCACCACCATAAACGCAAAATGGCAAACTCACCAACGAGTTACCGAAAAGCAGACTTTTGACCTGGCAAAGTGGTAATACACCTTCGATCTGCCCAGCACGTTCTGCCAACAAAAAATGGCAACGATGACCAAATGCACCTTCAATTACCCGCTTCCAACCCGCTCGGTGAAAAAAGGTTGCTTCAGGACATTGTTCGACAAAAGTGTCCCAACGGGCAACATCATCAGCGGACATTTCGCGCACAGTCAATTGTTCTGACATGGCATTGGTGCGTAACATATCATTCATGCGCACCCTCCAGAAAAATGCGATCCATACGGCCCCATTGAAAATCTTGCAGCAATTGGGCCAAACGTACCTCGGTACGTGAAAGATTCAGATAGTGACGGACCCGGGTTTTAAAACTAATCCCTTGTTGACGCGGTTGCTCAGGATCAACCTCCCATGGGTGCAAATAAAAAATGGCTGGCTTGGCATCCACGCGATTGACACGTTCAATCAAAGCGCGTGACACATGGTATGGAAACAGTCGAAAAAAACCGCCGCCAGAAGCAGGTAGGTTGCGATTGAACATGCGAACGGTTGTCGGCGGCACTTCCAACAACCCCTGCCCCGCAGGAGGAAGATAGGCGAAACGCGGTGCATCCGGCATACCATAATGATCCCGTGCTACAGGATAAATACTGGAGCTGTAGTAATAACCAGCCTTTTTCAAAGCTTCCAGCGCCCATAGGTTTCCAGCACCAATCGAAAAACTGGGTGCGCGATAGCCGGTGACCTCAATCCCGCCCAAATCCTCCAGCAGCTTCTTTGCCCTTGTCACATCATCCGTAAACTCAGCAGGAGATTGATCAGATGCGCGCAAGTGCTCATACCCATGGCTCGCCAACTCGTGGCCTTCGGCTACAATACGCCGGATCAGGTGCGGATAGCGTTCGGCAATCCACCCCAAGGTAAAGAAAGTTGCCTGGGTACCGTGTTGGGCCAATAAGCCCAAAATCACGTCCATGTTACGCTCGACACGACAAGGCAACTTGTCCCAACTATCACGGGCAATATGGTGTTCAAATGCCGAAACTTGGAAATAATCTTCGACATCAATGGTCATCGCGTTACGCAAACCTGCCATGGCCATGCTCAATGCTTTTCTTCAATGATGCGTTTCACTGACGCCAAATCCAGAATCTGACGAGAAAGTTTCAATACGTTACTGACAGAATCCTCAATCTTGTTCAGGCGCTGCTCAAATAGTTCGATTGCCAGCTGCGTATTGGCGGCCACACGAGCCGGCCTGCCGACAGGTTTGATTGCTTCGTCAGGGTCAACAAAT encodes:
- a CDS encoding FemAB family XrtA/PEP-CTERM system-associated protein, translating into MLRTNAMSEQLTVREMSADDVARWDTFVEQCPEATFFHRAGWKRVIEGAFGHRCHFLLAERAGQIEGVLPLCQVKSLLFGNSLVSLPFCVYGGAVARFDDVRAKLDEAAIQLAHHKGVDHLEYRSERACHPDWAHKDLYVTFRKEIDPDVDANMLAIPRKQRAMVRKAIKFELQGQLDDDVERFFTAYSTSVHRLGTPVFSKRYFKLLREVFGRDCEVLTIVQGDTLVASVLSFYFRDQVLPYYGGGMDVARDVAGNDFMYWDLMRRACERGLKVFDFGRSKIGTGAFDFKKNWGFEPTPLQYEYHLIKATSVPDHNPLNPKYQMFIKAWQRMPIQLANMIGPHIVKNLG
- a CDS encoding TIGR03087 family PEP-CTERM/XrtA system glycosyltransferase, with the protein product MQDLLYLVHRIPFPPNKGDKVRSFNMLRFLAQRYRVHLGAFVDDPADWRYVDELKQYCGEVHLEPLYRKRATLKSAVGLLTGEALTLPFYRNDNMQQWVDRVVRRQPIQRVLVFSSPMAQYVAKHTQLTRIADFVDIDSDKWRQYAESKRWPLSWVYRREADRLLAFEENITQRFDGTVFVSSIEAQHFREMAPACKAKVGYVNNGVDTEFFDPGFTCDNPYGVDEMPVVFTGAMDYWPNIDAVQWFAHDILPALRRRFPTLVFYIVGARPTEAVTALGQLPGVKVTGSVPDIRPYIAYATLAVAPLRIARGVQNKVLEAMAMAKLIIASPQAAEGIEATRGRDFLVAEQVTDYQRLIESALAGQFVDMPAAARRCVQTNYDWFTNLARFAELLDVPVGNAALPSTAAPAMYHSGRGG
- a CDS encoding XrtA system polysaccharide deacetylase translates to MAGLRNAMTIDVEDYFQVSAFEHHIARDSWDKLPCRVERNMDVILGLLAQHGTQATFFTLGWIAERYPHLIRRIVAEGHELASHGYEHLRASDQSPAEFTDDVTRAKKLLEDLGGIEVTGYRAPSFSIGAGNLWALEALKKAGYYYSSSIYPVARDHYGMPDAPRFAYLPPAGQGLLEVPPTTVRMFNRNLPASGGGFFRLFPYHVSRALIERVNRVDAKPAIFYLHPWEVDPEQPRQQGISFKTRVRHYLNLSRTEVRLAQLLQDFQWGRMDRIFLEGAHE